Proteins from one Prinia subflava isolate CZ2003 ecotype Zambia chromosome 4, Cam_Psub_1.2, whole genome shotgun sequence genomic window:
- the SMIM45 gene encoding small integral membrane protein 45 isoform X3 gives MPHFLDWFVPVYLVISILILVGFGACIYYFEPGLQEAHKWRTQRPIMERDLRKTLMIRDNLAFGVPEV, from the coding sequence ATGCCCCACTTCTTGGATTGGTTTGTGCCCGTGTATCTGGTGATCTCCATTCTTATCCTGGTGGGCTTTGGAGCTTGCATTTACTACTTTGAACCAGGACTCCAGGAAGCCCATAAGTGGCGAACACAGAGGCCAATCATGGAGCGAGACCTTCGGAAGACACTGATGATTCGGGACAACCTGGCCTTTGGGGTGCCTGAGGTCTGA